Proteins from a genomic interval of Mycobacterium conspicuum:
- a CDS encoding SDR family NAD(P)-dependent oxidoreductase, translating to MTSPDGNARVAVVTGASSGIGEATARTLAALGFHVVGVARRRDRIGALADEIGGTAVVADVTDDAAVQALASGLGRVDVLVNNAGGARGLAPVADADLEHWRWMWETNVMGTLRVTRALLPKLIDSGDGLIVTVTSIAAMETYDGGAGYTAAKHAQGALHRTLRGELLGKPVRLTEIAPGAVETEFSLVRFDGDEKRADAVYAGITPLTAGDVAEVIGFVASRPSHVNLDQIIIRPRDQASASRFNRRG from the coding sequence GTGACTTCACCCGATGGAAACGCACGTGTTGCCGTGGTAACCGGCGCCAGTTCCGGGATCGGCGAGGCGACCGCCAGAACCCTTGCGGCCCTTGGGTTTCACGTCGTCGGCGTGGCACGTCGTCGGGACCGCATCGGCGCGCTGGCCGACGAGATCGGCGGCACCGCGGTTGTGGCCGACGTCACAGACGACGCGGCGGTGCAGGCGCTGGCGAGCGGCTTGGGCCGGGTCGATGTGCTGGTCAACAACGCCGGCGGCGCACGCGGATTGGCGCCCGTCGCCGACGCGGACCTGGAGCACTGGCGGTGGATGTGGGAGACCAACGTCATGGGCACCCTGCGGGTCACCCGCGCGTTGCTGCCCAAGCTGATCGACTCCGGCGACGGCCTGATCGTCACCGTCACCTCGATCGCCGCGATGGAGACCTACGACGGCGGCGCCGGCTATACGGCGGCCAAGCACGCCCAGGGTGCGCTGCACCGCACGTTGCGCGGCGAGCTGCTGGGAAAGCCGGTGCGGCTCACCGAGATCGCCCCGGGTGCCGTCGAAACCGAGTTCTCTCTGGTCCGCTTCGACGGCGACGAGAAGCGCGCCGACGCCGTCTACGCCGGGATCACCCCGCTGACGGCCGGCGACGTCGCCGAGGTGATCGGGTTCGTGGCATCGCGGCCCTCGCACGTCAACCTGGATCAGATCATCATCCGGCCGCGCGACCAGGCTTCCGCGAGCCGGTTTAACCGCCGGGGGTAG
- a CDS encoding DUF2505 domain-containing protein, with protein sequence MPRSFDVSADYHGSVEQIYQAFTEADYWLGRLEFSSVDESKLESMRVGGESGQDGTIDVVTLQVMHRRNLPSVVTQVHRGDLCVRREETWSALADGTTTASIRGSVLDSPVSVAGTAVLSSTAAGGSKLDVQMTVQVRIPLIGGKLEKLIGAQLTTLISEEQRFTTMWLDSRA encoded by the coding sequence ATGCCGCGCTCATTCGACGTGTCCGCCGACTACCACGGCAGTGTCGAGCAGATTTATCAGGCCTTCACCGAGGCGGACTATTGGCTTGGCCGGCTTGAGTTTTCCTCCGTCGACGAATCCAAGCTGGAGTCGATGCGTGTCGGCGGCGAATCGGGGCAAGACGGCACCATCGATGTGGTCACCCTGCAGGTGATGCACCGCCGCAACCTTCCGAGCGTGGTCACGCAGGTGCATCGAGGCGATCTGTGCGTGCGACGCGAGGAGACCTGGAGCGCGCTCGCCGACGGCACGACGACGGCGTCCATCCGGGGCTCCGTCCTCGATTCCCCGGTCAGCGTCGCGGGTACCGCCGTGCTCTCGTCCACCGCGGCGGGCGGCTCCAAGCTGGACGTCCAGATGACCGTGCAGGTCCGCATCCCGTTGATCGGCGGCAAGCTGGAGAAGCTGATCGGCGCGCAACTGACCACATTGATCTCGGAGGAACAACGCTTCACCACGATGTGGCTCGATAGCCGCGCCTAA
- a CDS encoding helix-turn-helix domain-containing protein: MASEEKLSTKVSTAASDMASDLGSFIRDLRENAQVSVRQLAERSGVSNPYLSQVERGLRKPSADVLNQIAKALRISAEVLYVRAGILEPSDKSQVRDAIITDSAITERQKQVLLDIYASFALQNESTLEDCPTQTDTPADPGANHVGDV, translated from the coding sequence ATGGCATCGGAGGAGAAGCTCTCCACCAAGGTGTCGACGGCGGCCTCCGACATGGCCTCGGACCTCGGCAGCTTCATCAGGGACCTGCGCGAGAACGCACAGGTTTCCGTTCGGCAACTCGCCGAGCGGTCGGGTGTCAGCAATCCCTACCTGAGCCAGGTCGAGCGGGGGTTGCGCAAACCGTCCGCCGATGTCCTGAACCAGATCGCGAAGGCACTGCGGATCTCCGCCGAGGTCCTCTACGTGCGGGCCGGCATCCTCGAGCCCAGCGACAAAAGTCAAGTGCGCGACGCCATCATCACCGACTCGGCGATCACCGAGCGGCAGAAGCAAGTCCTGCTCGACATCTATGCGTCGTTCGCGCTGCAAAACGAATCCACCCTTGAGGACTGTCCGACCCAAACCGACACCCCGGCCGACCCTGGCGCAAATCATGTCGGGGATGTCTAG
- a CDS encoding LmeA family phospholipid-binding protein has protein sequence MTNPQGPPNEGPPPWGPPGNPPGNQGPFGPPQAPTERMRPGDPGPGHAPEPPTTAVPSAPAQQQTEQFGAANPNPPRPAPPPPPRPPAAPTDRAGTPDAEPAPAKRKRRLRDPLSILLVLIIVVSLVVAGLIGAELYFRNQANNKVAAAVACEVKDKATAKFGVAPLVLWQVATKHFTNISVQTAGNQIRDAKGMKLNLTIDNVRLKDSGNSKGTIGALNMDITWSSDGIKESVQNAIPVLGPFVTNSVITSPTDGTVELKGMLNDIKAKPVVSGNGLQLQIIDFNTLGFTLPKETVQSTLDEYFANLTKNFPLGIHADSVQVTSSGVRSHFSTQNATIPAGGSTDPCFSNL, from the coding sequence GTGACCAACCCGCAAGGACCACCCAACGAAGGGCCGCCGCCGTGGGGTCCGCCCGGCAACCCCCCCGGTAACCAGGGCCCGTTCGGCCCGCCGCAGGCACCGACGGAGCGGATGCGGCCTGGGGATCCCGGACCTGGTCACGCCCCGGAGCCTCCGACGACGGCCGTCCCGTCCGCCCCGGCGCAGCAGCAGACCGAGCAGTTCGGCGCGGCCAACCCGAACCCGCCGCGGCCCGCCCCGCCACCGCCGCCGAGGCCGCCCGCGGCGCCGACGGATCGAGCGGGGACACCCGACGCCGAGCCCGCGCCGGCGAAAAGGAAGCGCCGCCTGCGCGACCCGCTTTCCATCCTGCTGGTGCTCATCATCGTGGTTTCGCTGGTCGTCGCGGGGCTGATCGGGGCCGAGCTCTACTTCCGCAACCAGGCGAACAACAAGGTCGCCGCCGCGGTGGCGTGTGAGGTCAAGGACAAGGCCACCGCGAAGTTCGGGGTGGCGCCGTTGGTGTTGTGGCAGGTCGCCACCAAACACTTCACCAACATCTCGGTGCAGACGGCGGGCAACCAGATCCGCGACGCCAAGGGCATGAAGCTCAACCTGACCATCGACAACGTACGGCTCAAGGACAGCGGAAACTCCAAGGGCACCATCGGCGCCCTCAACATGGACATCACCTGGAGCTCTGACGGCATCAAGGAGTCGGTGCAGAACGCGATTCCGGTCCTGGGCCCGTTCGTCACCAACAGCGTGATCACGTCGCCGACCGACGGGACCGTCGAGCTGAAGGGCATGCTCAACGACATCAAGGCCAAGCCGGTGGTGTCGGGCAACGGTCTGCAGCTGCAGATCATCGACTTCAACACGCTGGGGTTCACGCTGCCCAAGGAGACCGTCCAGTCGACCTTGGACGAGTACTTCGCCAACCTGACCAAGAATTTCCCGCTGGGCATTCACGCGGACAGCGTGCAGGTCACGTCTTCCGGTGTGCGGAGCCACTTTTCGACCCAGAACGCCACCATCCCCGCCGGCGGCAGCACGGACCCCTGCTTTAGCAACCTGTAA
- a CDS encoding DUF2599 domain-containing protein, which translates to MQSTATSAALLVVLLGAPPALADPGRYVDHTEWTHWGRLTSLRVYPTPLARLAARQPGTAGISGAADEAWTEVLTRSPDADTPGMRAQFLCHWQVAEFAQPGKTSWNLEPWRPVVDDAQMAASGCNPGGPEEPF; encoded by the coding sequence GTGCAAAGCACCGCCACGTCGGCGGCGCTGCTGGTCGTGCTGCTGGGCGCCCCGCCCGCGCTGGCGGATCCGGGCAGGTACGTCGACCACACCGAGTGGACGCACTGGGGGCGACTGACCAGCCTGCGCGTGTATCCCACACCGTTGGCGCGGCTGGCCGCCCGGCAGCCCGGGACCGCGGGCATCTCCGGGGCCGCCGACGAGGCCTGGACCGAAGTCCTGACCCGCTCGCCGGACGCCGACACCCCCGGCATGCGCGCCCAGTTCCTCTGTCATTGGCAGGTGGCCGAATTCGCGCAGCCCGGCAAAACCAGCTGGAACCTCGAGCCGTGGCGCCCGGTCGTCGACGACGCCCAGATGGCGGCGTCGGGCTGCAATCCCGGCGGCCCGGAGGAACCGTTCTGA
- a CDS encoding carbon-nitrogen hydrolase family protein, translating to MRIALAQILSGTDPAANLELVRDYTGQAADAGAKLVVFPEATMCRFGVPLRPVAEPVDGPWADGVRRIASEAGVTVIAGMFAPADDGRVTNTLIAVGPGTDAHYDKIHLYDAFGYTESRTVAPGHEPVVVTVDDVRVGLTLCYDVRFPALYTELARRGAQVIAVCASWGSGPGKLEQWTLLARARALDSMSYVLAAGQADPGDTLTGPGSGPGSPTGVGGSLVVSPLGEVLASATKGGGADPQLVVADIDIDRVAPARESIAVLRNRSSFAQVDRAESLK from the coding sequence ATGCGAATCGCCTTGGCGCAGATCCTCAGTGGTACCGATCCGGCGGCGAATCTGGAGCTGGTGCGCGACTACACCGGACAAGCCGCCGATGCCGGCGCGAAGCTGGTGGTGTTCCCCGAGGCGACCATGTGCCGGTTCGGTGTTCCGCTCAGACCCGTCGCCGAGCCGGTCGACGGGCCCTGGGCGGACGGGGTCCGGCGCATCGCCAGCGAGGCCGGCGTCACCGTGATCGCCGGGATGTTCGCCCCCGCCGACGACGGACGGGTGACAAACACGCTGATCGCCGTGGGTCCGGGCACCGATGCCCACTACGACAAGATCCATCTCTACGACGCGTTCGGCTACACGGAGTCGCGGACGGTCGCGCCGGGGCACGAACCGGTCGTCGTCACGGTCGACGACGTCCGGGTGGGGCTGACCCTTTGCTATGACGTTCGGTTTCCGGCGCTCTACACGGAACTGGCCCGCCGCGGTGCGCAGGTGATCGCCGTCTGCGCATCGTGGGGTTCGGGGCCCGGCAAGCTCGAGCAGTGGACGCTGCTGGCCCGTGCCCGGGCGCTGGACTCGATGAGCTACGTCCTCGCGGCCGGTCAGGCCGACCCCGGCGACACCTTGACCGGCCCGGGTTCGGGCCCGGGCTCGCCGACCGGGGTGGGCGGCAGCCTGGTGGTGTCACCGCTGGGCGAGGTGCTGGCCTCGGCAACGAAGGGCGGCGGCGCGGACCCGCAACTGGTGGTTGCCGACATCGACATCGACCGGGTCGCGCCGGCGCGGGAAAGCATCGCGGTGCTGCGCAACCGCTCCAGCTTTGCTCAGGTTGATAGGGCAGAATCGCTTAAGTGA
- a CDS encoding heparin-binding hemagglutinin, whose product MADNPNIEDLRAPLLAALGAADLALATVNELISDLRDRAGETRSDTRSRVEESRARLTKLQEDLPEQLRELRDRFTSDELRKAAEGYLEAATSRYNELVERGEAALDRIRSQSTFEDASARAQASVDQAVELTQEALGTVSSRTRAVGERAAKLVGIDLPKKAGSANKAPAAKTAPIKKAAPVKKAPKAMAKKAPAKKAKAVPAKKVTQK is encoded by the coding sequence ATGGCTGACAACCCGAACATCGAAGACCTGCGCGCTCCACTGCTGGCAGCGCTGGGCGCGGCCGACCTGGCCCTCGCCACCGTCAACGAGCTGATCTCGGACCTGCGGGATCGCGCCGGCGAGACCCGCAGCGACACCCGTAGCCGCGTCGAGGAGAGCCGCGCCCGCCTGACCAAGCTGCAGGAGGACCTGCCCGAGCAGCTGCGCGAGCTGCGCGACCGGTTCACCTCCGACGAGCTGCGCAAGGCCGCCGAGGGTTACCTGGAGGCCGCGACCAGCCGGTACAACGAGCTGGTCGAGCGCGGCGAGGCCGCCCTGGACCGGATCCGCTCCCAGTCGACCTTCGAGGACGCCTCGGCCCGCGCCCAGGCGTCGGTGGACCAGGCCGTGGAGCTGACCCAGGAGGCCCTGGGCACCGTGTCGTCGCGGACCCGCGCGGTCGGCGAGCGCGCCGCCAAGCTGGTCGGTATCGACCTGCCGAAGAAGGCCGGTTCGGCCAACAAGGCCCCGGCCGCCAAGACGGCTCCGATCAAGAAGGCCGCTCCGGTCAAGAAGGCTCCGAAGGCCATGGCCAAGAAGGCTCCGGCCAAGAAGGCCAAGGCTGTTCCGGCCAAGAAGGTCACCCAGAAATAG
- a CDS encoding DUF445 domain-containing protein has product MVAHRAPLGDAAPGSPPPRASFAESFAGADPAADAQRRAALRRMKLVALSFLIGASCLFLACRWAQAQGTHGVTLTWVGPWVGYVGAAAEAGMVGALADWFAVTALFKHPLGIPIPHTAIIKRKKDQLGEGLGTFVRENFLSPEVVETKLRDAQVPSRLGKWLSDASHAQRVAGEAATVLRVLVELLRDDDVQQVIDRMIVRRIAEPQWGPPVGRVLSTLLAENRQEALIQLLADRAFQWSLNAGEVIQRVVERDSPTWSPRFIDHLVGDRIHRELMDFTDKVRRNPDHELRRSATRFLFEFADDLQHDADTIARADAIKEQLMARDEIASAAATAWKTLKRLVLEGVDDPSSALRTRIADTVVHIGESLRDDAELRDKVDNWMVRAAEHLVSQYGVEITAIITDTIERWDAEEASRRIELHVGRDLQFIRINGTVVGALAGLVIYAAAQLLF; this is encoded by the coding sequence GTGGTGGCACACAGGGCCCCACTAGGAGACGCAGCGCCGGGTTCGCCGCCGCCGCGCGCGTCGTTCGCCGAATCCTTCGCCGGGGCCGATCCGGCGGCCGATGCGCAGCGGCGGGCCGCGCTGCGCCGGATGAAGCTGGTGGCGCTGAGCTTTTTGATCGGCGCCAGCTGCCTCTTTCTGGCCTGTCGGTGGGCGCAGGCCCAGGGGACGCACGGCGTCACCCTGACCTGGGTGGGCCCGTGGGTGGGGTATGTCGGTGCCGCCGCGGAGGCCGGCATGGTCGGTGCCCTGGCGGACTGGTTCGCGGTGACCGCGCTGTTCAAGCACCCGTTGGGCATACCGATTCCGCACACCGCGATCATCAAGCGCAAGAAGGACCAGCTGGGGGAGGGGCTCGGCACCTTTGTCCGGGAGAACTTCCTGTCGCCGGAGGTGGTGGAGACCAAGCTGCGCGACGCCCAGGTGCCCAGTCGGCTGGGCAAGTGGCTGTCGGATGCCTCGCATGCCCAACGCGTCGCCGGCGAGGCGGCGACCGTGCTGCGGGTGCTGGTGGAACTCCTGCGCGACGACGACGTGCAGCAGGTGATCGACCGGATGATCGTGCGCCGCATCGCCGAGCCGCAGTGGGGTCCGCCGGTGGGCCGGGTGCTGTCCACCCTGCTGGCCGAGAACCGGCAGGAGGCCCTGATCCAGTTGCTGGCCGACCGGGCGTTCCAGTGGTCGCTAAACGCGGGCGAGGTCATCCAGCGGGTGGTGGAGCGCGACTCGCCCACCTGGTCGCCGCGGTTCATCGACCATCTGGTCGGCGACCGGATCCACCGCGAGCTGATGGACTTCACCGACAAGGTGCGACGCAACCCCGACCACGAACTACGGCGGTCGGCGACCCGTTTCCTGTTCGAGTTCGCCGACGATCTGCAGCACGACGCCGACACCATCGCGCGCGCCGACGCGATCAAAGAGCAGCTGATGGCCCGCGACGAGATCGCTTCCGCCGCCGCGACGGCGTGGAAGACGCTCAAACGGCTGGTGCTCGAAGGCGTCGACGACCCGTCCAGCGCGTTGCGCACCCGCATCGCCGACACCGTGGTGCACATCGGGGAATCGCTGCGCGACGACGCCGAGCTGCGCGACAAGGTGGACAACTGGATGGTGCGCGCGGCCGAGCACCTGGTTTCGCAGTATGGGGTGGAGATCACAGCGATCATCACCGACACCATCGAGCGCTGGGACGCCGAGGAGGCCAGCCGGCGGATCGAGCTGCACGTCGGCCGTGACCTGCAATTCATCCGGATCAACGGGACGGTGGTGGGCGCCCTGGCGGGGTTGGTGATCTACGCGGCCGCCCAGCTGCTGTTCTAA
- a CDS encoding L,D-transpeptidase has protein sequence MTSSRPVSLDVVDTSSAPDGQGPINRRLALAALGVGVFAPAALAACSPKTITQAVKPAPPSPRLTFQPTDGAADVVPVSPISVQVGDGWLQHVALTNSSGKVVAGALNRDRTVYTITEPLGYDATYTWSGSAVGHDGKAVALKGKFSTVSPSKKISGAFQLADGQTVGIAAPIIIQFDAPISDKAAVEKALTVTTDPPVEGSWAWLPDEAQGARVHYRTREYYPAGTKVNVNAKLYGVPFGDGAYGADDISLRIEIGRRQVVKAEVTSHRIQVVTDAGVIMDFPCSYGEADKARNVTRNGIHVVTEKYADFYMSNPAAGYTNAHERWAVRISNNGEFIHANPSSAGAQGNSNVTNGCINLSTADAAEYYPTAMYGDPVEVTGSSIQLSYADGDIWDWAVDWDTWVAMSALPPAKAHPPASQIPVTAPVTPSNAPSLSGTPTTSTSEAPSPSTSTPGG, from the coding sequence TTGACGTCGTCTCGCCCGGTATCTTTGGATGTCGTGGACACCTCCAGCGCCCCGGACGGACAGGGGCCGATCAATCGGCGTCTGGCCCTGGCCGCGCTGGGGGTCGGGGTGTTTGCGCCGGCCGCCTTGGCGGCCTGCTCGCCCAAGACGATCACCCAGGCGGTCAAGCCGGCACCGCCCTCGCCGCGCCTCACTTTCCAGCCGACCGACGGGGCCGCCGACGTGGTTCCGGTCTCGCCGATCAGCGTCCAGGTCGGCGATGGCTGGCTGCAGCACGTCGCGCTGACGAATTCCTCCGGGAAGGTCGTGGCCGGCGCGCTCAACCGGGACCGCACCGTGTACACGATCACCGAACCGTTGGGTTACGACGCGACCTACACCTGGAGCGGCTCCGCCGTCGGCCACGACGGCAAGGCGGTCGCGCTGAAGGGCAAGTTCAGCACGGTGTCGCCCAGCAAGAAGATCAGCGGCGCCTTCCAGCTGGCCGACGGCCAGACCGTCGGGATCGCGGCGCCGATCATCATCCAGTTCGACGCGCCGATCAGCGACAAGGCGGCGGTGGAAAAGGCACTCACCGTCACCACCGACCCGCCCGTCGAGGGCAGCTGGGCGTGGCTGCCCGACGAGGCGCAGGGTGCCCGCGTGCACTACCGCACCCGCGAGTACTACCCGGCGGGCACCAAGGTCAATGTCAACGCCAAGCTGTACGGGGTGCCGTTCGGCGACGGCGCGTACGGCGCCGACGACATTTCGCTGCGCATCGAGATCGGCCGCCGCCAAGTGGTGAAGGCCGAGGTCACCTCGCACCGCATCCAGGTGGTCACCGATGCCGGCGTCATCATGGACTTCCCCTGCAGCTACGGCGAAGCCGACAAGGCCCGCAATGTCACCCGCAACGGCATCCACGTGGTCACCGAGAAGTACGCCGATTTCTACATGTCCAACCCGGCCGCCGGCTACACCAACGCCCACGAACGCTGGGCGGTGCGGATCTCCAACAACGGCGAGTTCATCCACGCCAACCCGTCGAGCGCGGGCGCGCAGGGCAATTCCAACGTCACCAACGGCTGCATCAACCTGTCCACCGCGGACGCCGCGGAGTACTACCCGACCGCGATGTACGGCGACCCCGTCGAGGTGACGGGCAGCTCGATCCAGCTGTCCTACGCCGACGGCGACATTTGGGACTGGGCCGTGGACTGGGACACCTGGGTGGCGATGTCGGCGCTGCCGCCGGCCAAGGCGCACCCGCCGGCCAGCCAGATTCCGGTCACCGCGCCGGTGACGCCGTCGAACGCACCGAGCCTGTCGGGCACCCCGACGACCTCCACTTCCGAGGCTCCTAGCCCGTCGACGTCTACCCCCGGCGGTTAA
- the deoC gene encoding deoxyribose-phosphate aldolase → MRPTRAQLAALVDHTLLKPEATEAEVVALVGEAAELGVYAACVSPSMVPVAVRAGGVRVAAVVGFPSGKHLSSVKAVEAAQAVAAGASEIDMVIDIGAALAGDIGAVRSDIAAVRDATAGAVLKVIVESAVLLGSARATLAEVCRAAEAAGADFVKTSTGFHPAGGASVEAVTIMAEAVGQRLGVKASGGIRTTAAALAMLDAGATRLGLSGTRAVLDGLTGC, encoded by the coding sequence ATGCGACCCACGCGCGCGCAGCTGGCCGCCCTGGTCGACCACACGCTGCTCAAACCCGAGGCCACCGAGGCTGAGGTGGTCGCCCTGGTCGGCGAGGCGGCCGAGTTGGGCGTCTACGCGGCATGCGTCTCGCCGTCGATGGTGCCGGTCGCGGTGCGGGCCGGCGGTGTGCGGGTCGCCGCGGTGGTGGGTTTTCCGTCGGGCAAGCACCTGTCGTCAGTCAAGGCCGTCGAGGCGGCCCAGGCCGTCGCGGCCGGTGCGAGCGAGATCGACATGGTCATCGACATCGGGGCGGCGCTAGCGGGTGACATCGGCGCGGTGCGCAGCGACATCGCGGCGGTGCGTGACGCGACGGCCGGGGCGGTGCTCAAGGTGATCGTGGAGTCGGCGGTGCTGTTGGGCAGCGCGCGGGCCACGCTCGCGGAGGTGTGCCGCGCCGCCGAGGCCGCGGGCGCGGACTTCGTCAAGACCTCGACGGGGTTTCATCCCGCCGGCGGGGCTTCGGTCGAAGCCGTCACGATCATGGCCGAAGCCGTCGGACAGCGACTGGGGGTCAAGGCCAGCGGGGGCATCCGCACCACCGCCGCCGCGCTCGCGATGCTCGACGCCGGCGCCACCCGGCTGGGCCTGTCCGGCACCCGGGCGGTGCTCGACGGGCTTACAGGTTGCTAA
- a CDS encoding DUF2516 family protein: MPPLVETVLRVLQLAVLVTAVYAFVHAAMQRPDAYTAAEKLTKPVWLIILGVAAALTLIGVFGMAIAACAAGIYLVDVRPKLLDIQGKSR, from the coding sequence GTGCCTCCCCTCGTGGAAACCGTTTTACGGGTCTTACAGCTCGCCGTCCTGGTAACCGCCGTGTACGCATTTGTGCACGCGGCCATGCAGCGGCCCGATGCGTATACCGCCGCCGAGAAACTGACCAAGCCGGTGTGGCTGATCATCCTCGGCGTGGCCGCGGCCCTGACCTTGATCGGCGTGTTCGGGATGGCGATCGCCGCCTGCGCGGCCGGTATCTATCTGGTCGACGTGCGGCCCAAACTTCTTGACATTCAAGGTAAGTCGCGCTAA
- a CDS encoding UDP-N-acetylmuramate dehydrogenase: MNQSAAGSLFAGAHIAESVPLAPLTTLRVGPVARRVITCTNTDQVVAVLRRLDTQPLVLAGGSNLVIADTLTDLTVVRLANDAITVDGNVVRAEAGAVWDDVVVATIERGLGGLECLSGIPGSAGATPVQNVGAYGAEVSDTITRVRLLDRRSGEVRWVAGSELGFGYRTSLLKHSGGLDIPAVILEVEFALDDSGRSAPLRYGELTAALDAASGERADPRAVREAVLALRARKGMVLDAADHDTWSVGSFFTNPVVAAEVYERLAGRVDGQVPHYPAPDGVKLAAGWLVEHAGFGKGYPDGPGAFARCRLSTKHALALTNRGGATTEDVLALARTVRDGVRDVFGITLTPEPVLVGCAL; the protein is encoded by the coding sequence ATGAATCAGAGCGCCGCCGGGTCGCTCTTCGCCGGTGCGCACATCGCCGAGTCGGTGCCGCTGGCGCCGCTGACCACGCTGCGGGTCGGGCCGGTCGCGCGCCGCGTCATCACCTGCACCAACACCGACCAGGTGGTCGCGGTGCTGCGCCGGCTCGACACCCAGCCGCTGGTGTTGGCCGGCGGCTCCAATCTGGTGATCGCCGACACGTTGACCGACCTGACCGTGGTGCGGCTGGCCAATGACGCCATCACGGTCGACGGCAACGTGGTGCGCGCCGAGGCGGGCGCGGTGTGGGACGACGTGGTGGTCGCAACGATCGAGCGCGGCCTGGGCGGGTTGGAATGCCTGTCCGGCATCCCCGGGTCGGCCGGGGCCACCCCGGTGCAGAACGTGGGGGCCTACGGCGCCGAGGTGTCCGACACCATCACCCGGGTCCGGCTGCTGGATCGCCGCAGCGGCGAGGTGCGCTGGGTTGCGGGCAGCGAGTTGGGCTTCGGCTACCGCACCAGCCTGCTCAAGCATTCCGGCGGTCTCGACATCCCCGCTGTGATACTCGAAGTCGAGTTCGCGCTGGACGACTCGGGTCGCAGCGCACCCTTGCGCTACGGCGAGCTGACGGCCGCGCTCGATGCCGCCAGCGGCGAGCGCGCCGACCCGCGGGCGGTACGCGAGGCGGTGCTGGCCCTGCGCGCCCGCAAGGGCATGGTGCTCGACGCCGCCGACCACGACACCTGGAGCGTCGGTTCGTTCTTCACCAACCCGGTGGTCGCCGCGGAGGTCTACGAGCGGCTGGCCGGCCGCGTCGACGGGCAGGTGCCGCACTACCCAGCACCCGACGGCGTCAAGCTGGCCGCCGGCTGGCTGGTGGAGCACGCCGGCTTCGGCAAGGGCTACCCGGACGGCCCGGGTGCTTTTGCTCGCTGCCGGCTGTCCACCAAACATGCGCTTGCTCTAACCAATCGCGGCGGCGCCACGACCGAGGACGTACTGGCGCTCGCCCGCACCGTCCGGGACGGTGTTCGCGACGTGTTTGGTATCACACTCACACCCGAACCCGTCCTGGTCGGGTGCGCGTTATAG